The window TTCCTGATAGATTGATAATTCCCGTCTTTATTCCGTTACGAATAACAAAACCATAGCCTTTTCCCGGTGCCCCTTTCGGGTAATTGGCAGGCCGGATCAGCTTGGTTTCATCATCGATAAATTTGATGATTTCCTTTTGGTCCCAGACATGGTTGCCCATCGTCAAAAAGTGGATTCCGTAATCATACAGCTCATAGGCGACTTCTTTGGTAAGTCCCCGCCCGCCTGAGGCATTTTCAGCGTTGGCAATCACCAGATCAAGTTTATGTTCTTTCTGGAGTCCGGGAAGAAAAGCAGCCACCGCTTCTCTTCCCGGTCTGCCGACGATATCACCGATAAAAAGAATCTGCATAAGGTACTCCTTTACTTGCATTAAGCCCTTCGTTCAACCATTGAAAACAAGTACTCTGCCGTCTTCCCGTACAGCTGTGATGTTTTTTTCTGTTCCGTTAGAACGTACAGCTGCCATCATATGATGAATGACCTCTTCCTGCAGGATGACCTCTTCTTCAGGCAGGCTGCATTCATCAGCAATCAGCTTAGTGCCAAGCTCGCTTTTCATGATTTCTACGATGAGGTTTATTTCGGTGTGGGTAATACTGCTTAAATCTCTGCGAATCACAATCAGGTCCAGTTCCTGTTCAAATTTTTCCACATTTAAAAGCTGAATTTTTCGGCCTTCAATCTGATGAAACAATTCCAAGGCCTGCCGGAGTTTATTCTGAAGCGCTTCAAAACCGCACTCCTTGACGACCAGGAATTTAAGTATCATGGTCTGCTGCTCCTGACTGCAGCTGATCGTTACAACTTCCGGATAGCGCAGCAAAATAGAAACAAGTAATCCCGTACTGTAATTCAGATAATTGGATTCAGCAGTTACGACTTCTGAAGCGGCCATCTTGATAATCCTTTCCCGAATGAAATAATAGGGCTTTCTCCAAAACATATAGTAATTCTTCAAGGAGACGCAAAGTCCTTCCCAGCGTGCCCTAGCAATTATAACCTATTTTGTCCCAACATACCAATATCAAGATATACAAACAAAGCAGGCCTTACACCTGCTTTGCTCGTTATACGCATTTCAATATCTGAACATCGTACGCTTAATCCGTAAGCTATCTTTGTGTCAACGTCGTTTCATCGCAGATTACTTCGCGTAATCCACTGCGCGGGTCTCCCGCATTACGACAACTTTGATCTGTCCGGGGTATTCCAGTTCTTCTTCAATTCTCTTGGCAATATCATGCGCGAACCTTGGTGCAAGTGCATCATCAATCTTGTCCGGATTCACAATAATGCGAATCTCTCTGCCGGCCTGAATCGCGTAAGATTTTTCAACACCTTCAAAAGTCTCGGCAATTTCCTCAAGCTTCTGAAGCCTTTTTATGTAGGACTCCAAAGTCTCGCGTCTGGCGCCCGGTCTGGCAGCCGATACCGCATCCGCAGCGGCAACAAGTACTGCAACAATCGTCTTGGGTTCAGTGTCGCCGTGATGGGCCTCAATGGCGTGGATGATATCCCATGATTCCTTGTACTTTTTGCAGAGATCAACACCAATCTCGACATGCGTGCCTTCGGTATCATGGTCAACAGCT of the Dehalobacter sp. genome contains:
- a CDS encoding YmdB family metallophosphoesterase, with protein sequence MQILFIGDIVGRPGREAVAAFLPGLQKEHKLDLVIANAENASGGRGLTKEVAYELYDYGIHFLTMGNHVWDQKEIIKFIDDETKLIRPANYPKGAPGKGYGFVIRNGIKTGIINLSG